The Candidatus Zixiibacteriota bacterium genome window below encodes:
- a CDS encoding PAS domain S-box protein — MSSPMRVSFSLRQRLLSLIVLAVLPAIGLLFYHALRESRLAAESSRRTVVRMAGLAADNYGQFVRTARMLLEILARVPLEDKPVCGDLLEAAADRFPEFDHIAVFEFDGRVRCGSWPLQPNLPESEWFREALAGRAFSSSGYLEGRASEQPLVIFASSVLDDSARATGILALSLDLARLSDLLARSPLPEDSVFAIVDHKGSVLAQRPDGPRWVGKTHPLAAAVTARQGLSEPVEHADPDGLTRVYAFAPLGDEASANVATLVVGTPRHAAYREAQAVFRRSLLWISAVTVLVLALAWAGTETCVLKRVRTLTAATRRLAAGDLMVRTGIAYPYDEIGQLGGAFDQMAKMLQQRETERTQAERTRAQLAAIVESSSDAIISRTLDGLVTSWNRGAELLYGYSAEEMIGRPITVLMPPEELGRSAENFERIRRGERIRNYETVRLRKDGARIQVSVSVSPIIDDRGNVVGAASITRDIGHLRRAENEIRALHDINVAITSTLELPRILDLLLEKIDGLLPYAASHIRLVDPSTGAVERLACRNIDHKKWQEISGRSPGPRMRALLQSGKPFVVSNTQTDPRVRRKEFYRDQGLVSQLGVPLTFRGEVFGLLSVFTREEHDFTEQEIAFMRALADLASIAIHNSRLYENSLRLSQELAENEKQIRALIAGLISARDEEARRIASVLHDESGQLLATVYIALDELARRLPDAAAPIRRIKATLDQVEERLRDLSHELHPTILDHLGLLPGLEFLAQQISRRSGIDIAVEGLTNGRFSPLLELTLYRAVQEALNNAAKHSGATRVHVRLIEDEGWIQCSVQDNGVGFDASGAGQSSGGRWGLGLAGIRERLEIFSGSLQVFSCPGAGTKLLITIPQEKFNGAPGAAR; from the coding sequence TTGTCATCGCCCATGCGGGTATCTTTCAGCCTCCGGCAGCGCCTTTTATCGCTGATCGTCCTGGCGGTCCTGCCGGCCATCGGGCTCCTTTTCTATCACGCCCTGCGTGAAAGCCGCCTGGCCGCCGAATCCTCCCGCCGGACCGTCGTCCGGATGGCGGGCCTCGCCGCCGACAACTACGGTCAGTTCGTCCGCACGGCGCGAATGCTCCTCGAGATTCTCGCCAGGGTGCCTCTCGAGGACAAGCCGGTTTGCGGAGATCTCCTGGAGGCTGCCGCCGACCGGTTTCCCGAGTTCGACCACATCGCCGTCTTCGAATTCGATGGGCGCGTGCGCTGCGGCTCGTGGCCGTTGCAGCCGAACCTCCCGGAGAGCGAGTGGTTCCGGGAGGCGCTGGCCGGCCGGGCATTCAGCAGCAGCGGCTATCTCGAGGGGCGCGCGAGCGAACAGCCGCTCGTGATCTTCGCCTCCTCGGTTCTCGACGACAGCGCCCGGGCCACGGGGATTCTCGCGCTTTCCCTCGATCTCGCCCGGTTGAGCGATCTCCTGGCCAGGTCTCCGTTGCCGGAGGACTCCGTCTTCGCCATCGTCGATCACAAAGGCTCGGTTCTGGCCCAGCGGCCCGACGGCCCGCGTTGGGTGGGGAAGACCCATCCGCTGGCCGCCGCCGTGACGGCGCGGCAGGGGCTGTCGGAACCCGTGGAGCACGCCGACCCCGACGGCTTGACCCGGGTTTACGCGTTCGCGCCCCTCGGCGACGAAGCGAGCGCCAACGTGGCGACGCTCGTCGTCGGCACTCCCAGGCACGCCGCCTATCGGGAGGCGCAAGCGGTTTTCCGCCGGAGCCTGCTGTGGATCAGCGCCGTCACCGTGCTGGTGCTGGCGCTGGCATGGGCGGGCACCGAGACGTGCGTATTGAAGCGGGTCCGCACGCTGACCGCCGCTACCAGGCGTCTGGCGGCCGGAGACCTTATGGTCCGGACCGGGATCGCGTACCCGTATGACGAGATCGGGCAGCTCGGCGGCGCCTTCGATCAGATGGCGAAGATGCTGCAGCAGCGCGAAACGGAGCGAACTCAGGCGGAGCGGACCCGGGCGCAGCTTGCGGCAATCGTCGAGTCTTCCAGCGACGCGATCATCAGCCGCACGCTCGACGGTCTGGTCACGAGCTGGAACCGCGGCGCGGAGCTCCTCTACGGCTATTCGGCGGAGGAGATGATCGGCCGTCCGATCACCGTGCTGATGCCCCCGGAGGAGCTCGGCCGGAGCGCCGAGAACTTCGAGCGCATCCGGCGGGGGGAGCGGATCCGCAACTACGAGACGGTCCGGCTGAGAAAGGACGGCGCCAGGATCCAGGTCTCCGTCTCCGTCTCGCCGATCATCGACGATCGCGGGAACGTGGTCGGCGCCGCGTCGATCACGCGCGACATCGGTCACCTCAGGCGGGCGGAGAACGAGATCCGCGCCCTGCACGACATCAACGTGGCGATCACTTCGACGCTGGAGCTGCCGAGGATCCTGGATCTGTTGCTCGAGAAGATCGACGGGCTGTTGCCCTACGCCGCCTCTCATATCCGGCTGGTCGACCCGTCGACGGGCGCGGTCGAGCGGCTCGCCTGCCGCAACATCGACCACAAGAAATGGCAGGAGATTTCCGGACGCTCCCCGGGTCCCCGCATGCGCGCCCTGCTGCAATCCGGAAAGCCTTTCGTAGTATCCAACACCCAGACCGACCCGCGGGTCCGGCGCAAGGAATTCTATCGCGACCAGGGACTGGTCTCGCAGCTCGGCGTTCCGCTCACTTTTCGGGGAGAAGTCTTCGGGCTGCTGTCGGTCTTCACCCGGGAGGAACACGATTTCACCGAGCAGGAGATCGCCTTCATGCGGGCGCTGGCCGACCTGGCGAGCATCGCCATCCACAACTCGCGCCTCTACGAAAACAGCCTCCGGCTGTCGCAGGAACTGGCCGAGAACGAGAAACAAATCCGCGCGTTGATCGCCGGGCTGATCAGCGCGCGTGACGAGGAAGCCCGGCGCATCGCCTCCGTGCTGCACGACGAGTCGGGCCAGCTGCTCGCCACGGTGTATATCGCGCTGGACGAGCTCGCCCGGCGGCTGCCGGATGCCGCCGCTCCAATCCGGCGAATCAAAGCCACTCTCGATCAGGTCGAGGAGCGCTTGCGGGACCTTTCCCACGAGCTGCACCCGACCATTCTCGACCATCTCGGCCTGCTGCCGGGCCTGGAATTTCTCGCCCAGCAGATCTCGCGCCGCTCGGGCATCGACATCGCCGTCGAAGGCTTGACCAACGGACGTTTCTCGCCCCTTCTCGAGCTGACGCTCTACCGCGCCGTCCAGGAAGCGCTGAACAACGCGGCGAAACATTCGGGCGCCACCCGGGTTCACGT
- a CDS encoding uracil-DNA glycosylase: MISLRALNREIVGCRKCPRLVRWREQVGKNPPRRYRGTIYWARPLPGFGDPRARLLVVGLAPAAHGGNRTGRIFTGDRSGDWLYEALYHAGFANQPRSEHRGDGLKLRDCYITAAVRCAPPANKPSPAEFRNCRPYLVRELKAFRDLRVVVALGKIAFDSFLAAFREAGGEVPRPRPRFGHGSRTVLPGGVTLLGSYHPSQQNTFTGRLTREMLAEVFAEARKAIAKEPGRRGREKETEVARRRGL, translated from the coding sequence ATGATCTCGTTGCGCGCGCTCAACCGTGAAATCGTCGGCTGCCGCAAGTGCCCGCGGCTGGTGCGCTGGCGCGAGCAGGTCGGAAAGAACCCCCCGCGGCGCTACCGGGGCACGATCTACTGGGCCAGGCCGCTGCCGGGCTTCGGCGATCCCCGCGCGCGGCTGCTGGTGGTCGGGCTTGCGCCCGCCGCTCACGGCGGCAACCGCACCGGGCGGATCTTCACCGGAGACCGGAGCGGCGACTGGCTCTACGAGGCGCTCTACCATGCAGGCTTCGCCAACCAGCCCCGCTCGGAGCACCGCGGCGACGGGCTGAAGCTCCGCGACTGCTACATCACGGCCGCGGTGCGCTGCGCGCCTCCCGCGAACAAGCCTTCTCCCGCGGAGTTCAGGAACTGCCGTCCGTATCTGGTGCGCGAGCTGAAGGCCTTTCGCGACCTTCGGGTCGTCGTCGCTCTGGGGAAGATCGCGTTCGATTCCTTTCTCGCGGCGTTCCGCGAAGCCGGTGGAGAGGTGCCGCGGCCGCGGCCCCGGTTCGGCCACGGCAGCCGGACGGTGCTGCCGGGAGGCGTCACGCTGTTGGGCTCGTATCATCCGAGCCAGCAGAACACGTTCACCGGCAGGCTCACGCGCGAGATGCTCGCGGAGGTCTTCGCCGAGGCGAGGAAAGCGATCGCAAAGGAACCCGGGCGGCGAGGGCGTGAAAAGGAGACTGAAGTCGCCCGCCGGCGCGGCCTTTGA
- a CDS encoding sigma-54 dependent transcriptional regulator, whose product MAGASTRAAAVHILYAEDDPLSGRLVQSIVEPEGYSVTVVGTGQGFLRALSDEKPDLLLIDLHLPDASGLDLLAKARLRLPESPVIVLTASSSVDDAVKALKGGATDYLTKPIDHQRLIVSLGNALKIRQQQQDLNSLRSEVREAYRLEHLIGSSAGMQKVRDLIRQAAPSDATVLIVGESGTGKELVAKALHYASSRSARPFVDVNCAALTETLIESELFGHERGAFTSAISRRRGKFEQAHGGSLFLDEIGDMPLPTQAKMLRVLQERSFQRVGGEDKINVDVRVICATNHNLEALVQKNAFRLDLYYRINMIVIDVPPLRERKEDIPELARHFLAVASRSGKHPARAISDAAIMALAQHDWPGNVRELQNAIERAVTICDEEEIQPTHLPPAVLRITKAPPPTGGGYTEGKGLIEAVEQFERAMILAALEKFDWNKTRAAVSLGVTRRILSYKMQNLGIDKAAQDS is encoded by the coding sequence ATGGCTGGGGCTTCAACCCGAGCAGCAGCCGTTCACATTCTCTACGCCGAGGACGACCCCCTCTCCGGTCGTCTGGTTCAATCCATCGTCGAGCCCGAAGGCTACTCGGTCACCGTGGTCGGGACCGGTCAGGGCTTTCTCCGCGCCCTTTCCGATGAAAAACCCGATCTGTTGCTCATCGATCTGCACCTGCCCGATGCGTCCGGTCTCGACCTTCTCGCCAAGGCGAGGCTGCGCTTGCCCGAATCTCCCGTGATCGTGCTCACCGCCTCCAGCTCGGTCGACGACGCGGTCAAGGCGCTCAAGGGCGGCGCCACCGACTACCTGACCAAGCCGATCGACCACCAGCGGCTGATCGTGTCCCTCGGCAACGCCTTGAAAATCCGCCAGCAGCAGCAGGACCTGAACTCGCTGCGCTCCGAGGTGAGGGAAGCCTACCGGCTGGAGCACCTGATCGGGAGCTCCGCAGGCATGCAGAAGGTCCGCGACCTCATTCGCCAGGCAGCCCCCAGCGACGCCACGGTCCTGATCGTCGGCGAGAGCGGCACGGGCAAGGAGCTGGTCGCCAAAGCCCTGCACTACGCCAGCTCCCGGTCGGCCAGGCCCTTCGTCGACGTCAACTGCGCGGCGCTCACCGAGACGCTGATCGAAAGCGAGCTTTTCGGCCACGAACGCGGCGCCTTCACGAGCGCGATCTCGCGGCGCCGGGGCAAGTTCGAGCAGGCGCACGGCGGCTCGCTGTTTCTCGACGAGATCGGCGACATGCCGCTGCCGACGCAGGCGAAGATGCTCCGGGTTCTCCAGGAGCGCTCCTTCCAGCGGGTCGGCGGCGAGGACAAGATCAACGTGGACGTGCGCGTGATCTGCGCCACCAACCACAACCTGGAAGCCCTGGTGCAGAAGAACGCGTTCCGGCTCGATCTCTACTACCGCATCAACATGATCGTCATCGACGTGCCGCCGCTGCGCGAGCGCAAGGAGGACATTCCGGAGCTGGCGCGCCATTTCCTCGCGGTCGCGAGCCGGTCGGGGAAACATCCTGCCCGGGCGATCTCCGACGCGGCAATCATGGCGCTCGCCCAGCACGACTGGCCGGGCAACGTCCGCGAGCTGCAGAACGCCATCGAGCGGGCGGTGACGATCTGCGACGAGGAAGAGATCCAGCCCACGCATCTTCCCCCTGCGGTCCTGCGAATCACCAAGGCCCCGCCCCCGACCGGCGGCGGCTATACGGAAGGCAAGGGATTGATCGAGGCGGTCGAGCAGTTCGAGCGCGCGATGATTCTGGCCGCCCTCGAGAAATTCGACTGGAACAAGACGCGCGCCGCGGTTTCCCTGGGCGTGACCCGCCGCATCCTCTCGTACAAGATGCAGAACCTGGGGATCGACAAGGCCGCGCAGGACAGCTGA